A section of the Acropora muricata isolate sample 2 chromosome 4, ASM3666990v1, whole genome shotgun sequence genome encodes:
- the LOC136913937 gene encoding cytosol aminopeptidase-like, whose product MAASSLTQRVCRKSRCFTLAARMLCSKAVIDRGVVLGVYEGFKEKNTDMEDFFTEASKTFNRKTTGKLKEIITLSGFEGKIGKSKTYFGLDKHYPCVVVVGLGKKDVASDNDTSEECERTANFRQASAVGVKALKDCGVQTADVDSFSNPQAAAEGAALSLFSFDNLKSSKQYRLDVQLYQHVYSETELTSEKEKTEASKWRQLWQDGLLLSGAQNFARELMETPSNLMTPTVFADTLSKRLSDLQNVEVYARDHFWAEEQKMGAFLSVGKGSMEPSVFLEMKYFGSESKESSPLIFVGKGVTFDSGGISIKPAAGMGQMKADMGGAASVSAAFEAIARLHLPVNVTALIPLCENMPSGCANKPGDVVTARNGKTIEIDNTDAEGRLILADALCYASEVKPLAIIDVATLTGAMDIALGQAATGVFTNSLSLWNLICQAGFDCGERMWRMPLYKHYSDQIKSDVADIRNTGKKRSAGACTAAAFLQEFVEAEHWAHFDIAGVMDNSANAIPYLNKGMSGRPTRVLVEIARGFAINKLR is encoded by the exons ATGGCGGCGTCGTCGTTAACGCAACGTGTGTGTCGGAAGTCAAGATGCTTTACTCTTGCAGCGAGGATGCTTTGCTCCAAG GCCGTGATCGACCGTGGGGTTGTTCTTGGAGTTTACGAAGGTTTTAAGGAGAAGAACACGGATATGGAAGACTTCTTTACCGAAGCATCAAAAACGTTTAACAGGAAGACGACAGGGAAATTGAAGGAAATAATTACACT GTCAGGATTTGAGGGCAAGATTGGCAAATCGAAGACATATTTTGGTCTAGACAAG CATTATCCTTGTGTTGTGGTTGTTGGTTTGGGAAAAAAAGATGTAGCTTCAGACAATGACACCAGTGAAGAGTGTGAAAGGACAGCCAATTTTAGGCAAGCATCTGCTG TTGGTGTGAAGGCACTGAAGGACTGTGGGGTCCAAACAGCTGATGTCGATTCATTTTCAAATCCACAAG CTGCAGCTGAGGGTGCAGCCCTATCTCTTTTCAGCTTTGACAACTTAAAGTCATCCAAGCAATATCGTTTGGATGTTCAACTTTATCAGCATGTTTATAGTGAAACTGAGTTAACAAG tgaaaaagaaaaaactgaagCGAGTAAGTGGCGTCAACTTTGGCAAGATGGACTGCTGTTGTCAGGAGCACAAAATTTTGCAAGAGAACTGATGGAGACTCCCTCAAACTTAATGACACCCACTGTTTTTGCTGACACGTTGTCTAAGCGACTTTCTGATCTTCAAAATGTGGAGGTTTATGCTAG AGACCACTTCTGGGCAGAGGAGCAGAAAATGGGTGCTTTTCTCAGTGTTGGCAAAGGATCAATGGAGCCCAGCGTGTTTCTAGAAATGAAGTATTTTGGTTCTGAAAGCAAGGAGTCGTCTCCCTTAATTTTCGTTGGGAAAG GTGTTACATTTGACAG TGGTGGTATCAGCATCAAACCCGCCGCGGGAATGGGGCAAATGAAGGCGGATATGGGTGGGGCTGCTTCAGTAAGTGCAGCATTTGAAGCAATAGCGAGGCTTCATCTGCCTGTTAATGTCACGGCCCTCATTCCTCTATGCGAGAATATGCCATCAGGATGCGCAAACAAACCAGGGGATGTTGTGACTGCTCGAAATGGAAAAACCATTGAG ATTGATAACACAGACGCTGAAGGAAGGCTGATTCTAGCTGATGCTCTTTGTTACGCGAGTGAAGTTAAACCTTTAGCTATCATCGATGTGGCCACTCTCACAG GTGCAATGGATATTGCACTTGGACAGGCCGCAACAGGAGTATTCACCAACTccctgtctttatggaacctgATATGCCAG GCTGGGTTTGACTGTGGGGAGAGGATGTGGCGAATGCCTTTGTACAAGCATTACAGTGATCAGATAAAGTCGGATGTTGCTGATATACGAAATACTGGGAAAAAGAG gTCCGCTGGTGCCTGCACTGCGGCTGCTTTTCTTCAG GAGTTTGTTGAAGCCGAGCACTGGGCCCATTTCGATATTGCTGGAGTGATGGACAACAGCGCTAATGCTATCCCATATCTCAATAAAGGAATGTCTG gGAGACCAACAAGAGTGCTAGTGGAAATAGCCAGAGGGTTTGCTATCAACAAACTGAGATGA
- the LOC136913938 gene encoding melanopsin-B-like — translation MNRSTTPQFTLLDREPFRLAVEILLICSVMVLGVCGNTLVLIAVWKERSLRTTPNAFVVNLAVADFLLCTTILPLTVLTFIKGKWILGMCVCKLEAILFATILNATLVTLTTISINRFVMIRHSIKYKGIYTKKSVCLMLAGIWCYSTLTASRPLYGWGAYAFNEHNGFCFIDNKRENMTNLSRLLASLSLYTNIIIIISCYYGVYRTVSQHRRQIKSCQDNQTARANYFAVVGEEVHIAKTLFIVICLFGICWFPAAIANIIHGSGTSISGLAQVLLGFTVCLSSVVNPVVYAIRNRRFRKTFKRLIT, via the coding sequence ATGAATCGATCAACAACGCCACAATTTACTCTTCTGGACCGGGAACCATTCCGTCTAGCAGTGGAAATTCTCCTTATATGCTCTGTGATGGTGCTAGGAGTTTGTGGAAATACGCTGGTGTTAATTGCGGTTTGGAAAGAAAGATCATTAAGAACAACACCGAATGCATTTGTGGTGAACTTAGCAGTGGCAGATTTCCTGCTTTGCACAACGATTCTCCCATTGACTGTTCTGACATTCATAAAGGGCAAGTGGATTCTTGGCATGTGTGTTTGCAAGCTCGAGGCGATTCTGTTTGCAACTATTTTGAATGCAACCCTAGTTACCTTGACAACTATAAGTATTAACAGATTTGTCATGATAAGACACAGCATAAAATACAAGGGAATTTACACCAAAAAAAGCGTGTGTCTTATGCTGGCAGGGATTTGGTGTTATTCTACTTTAACTGCATCGAGACCTCTATACGGTTGGGGAGCATACGCTTTTAATGAACACAACGGCTTCTGTTTTATCGATAACAAACGAGAAAATATGACCAACCTATCGCGGCTTTTGGCATCCTTGTCTTTATACACaaatattatcataataataagcTGTTATTATGGCGTTTATCGAACCGTCAGTCAACACAGACGGCAAATCAAGAGTTGTCAAGACAACCAGACAGCAAGGGCCAATTACTTCGCAGTTGTTGGTGAGGAGGTGCACATCGCTAAAACactttttattgttatttgtttatttggaATTTGTTGGTTTCCAGCAGCAATCGCTAATATTATTCATGGAAGTGGCACTTCCATTTCTGGGTTGGCGCAAGTGCTTTTAGGATTCACGGTTTGCTTGTCATCTGTGGTTAATCCTGTAGTTTATGCCATAAGAAACAGGCGATTTAGGAAAACGTTCAAGCgattaataacatag
- the LOC136913367 gene encoding polycomb group RING finger protein 3-like isoform X1: MQKRVKLPLSTLNEHIICKLCNGYLVDAATITECLHTFCKSCLVRHIDLINQCPTCNTVIHETQPLYNIRLDRTMQDIVYKLLPKLEREEKRREHKFYKDRNIPYPDTKACHSQPVPGPSKAVTCKTQKTAVAKICSNKAKTGKSFHRTHEQISIQLETFRDGGGGPARIEPLQKKYMRLSTQVTIGLLQRFLAFKLQLESDSMVGILYDKTEMGRDLTLKYISDNLCSPQEQSYPLVLHYRAMDTTLT; encoded by the exons ATGCAG AAACGTGTGAAGTTGCCATTGTCAACCCTTAATGAGCACATCATTTGTAAACTTTGCAATGGCTATTTGGTGGATGCTGCAACAATAACAGAATGTCTTCACACTT TTTGTAAAAGCTGTCTGGTCAGACATATTGACCTTATTAATCAATGCCCAACATGCAACACTGTGATTCATGAAACACAACCTCTCTATAACATCAG ACTTGATAGAACCATGCAGGATATTGTTTACAAGCTACTTCCCAAGTTGGAGAGAG AGGAAAAGCGCAGAGAACACAAGTTTTATAAGGACAGAAATATCCCATACCCAGATACCAAAG CTTGTCACTCACAGCCAGTGCCAGGGCCATCAAAAGCAGTTACATGTAAAACACAGAAGACAGCTGTGGCCAAAATATGCAGCAACAAAGCAAAGACAGGAAAGAGCTTCCACCGCACACATGAACAAATCTCCATACAACTTGAAACATTCCG GGACGGTGGTGGTGGACCTGCAAGGATTGAG CCTCTGCAAAAGAAGTATATGAGGCTCTCAACACAGGTCACTATTGGACTACTGCAGCGGTTTCTGGCCTTCAAGCTGCAGTTGGAATCAGACAGCATG GTTGGCATACTCTATGATAAAACAGAGATGGGAAGAGACTTGACACTCAAGTACATCAGTGACAATTTGTGTTCTCCACAG GAACAGTCCTATCCATTGGTTCTTCATTATCGCGCAATGGACACAACCCTAACGTGA